In Deltaproteobacteria bacterium, a single window of DNA contains:
- a CDS encoding DUF1295 domain-containing protein, with protein MRSFATVGAAYAAALGAAIATGALLGSDSPVLTVLAADLVATLVIFGASLWLANSSMYDAYWSAAPPVIALYWASAPSGSHADPARQALVLALVFAWGIRLTWNWARGWPGLHHEDWRYRQLRENEIAPYWLVSLTGIHYFPTLQVFLACLPLYAALAIGAAPLGPLDAVAALVTAGAIVLETTADEQLRRFSLSATEGQICERGLWAWMRHPNYLGEILFWWGLWLFGVAAAPGWYWSAVGPLAITAMFLWVSIPMLERRNLARRPGYAEVMKRVPVLLPRRPRR; from the coding sequence GTGCGCTCCTTCGCGACCGTGGGTGCCGCCTACGCGGCGGCGCTCGGAGCTGCAATCGCAACCGGCGCCTTGCTGGGCAGTGACTCGCCCGTGCTCACGGTCTTAGCCGCCGATCTCGTCGCGACGCTGGTGATCTTCGGCGCGAGCCTGTGGCTGGCGAACTCGAGCATGTACGACGCGTACTGGAGCGCGGCTCCGCCGGTGATCGCGCTGTACTGGGCGAGCGCGCCTTCGGGATCGCACGCCGATCCGGCGAGACAGGCGCTCGTTCTCGCGCTCGTCTTCGCCTGGGGGATTCGACTCACCTGGAACTGGGCCCGCGGCTGGCCGGGTCTCCACCACGAGGACTGGCGCTACCGGCAGCTGCGCGAGAACGAGATCGCGCCGTACTGGCTGGTGAGCCTGACGGGCATCCACTACTTCCCGACGTTGCAGGTCTTCCTGGCCTGCCTTCCGCTCTACGCGGCGCTCGCGATCGGCGCGGCTCCGCTCGGGCCGCTCGATGCGGTTGCCGCGCTCGTCACGGCAGGGGCGATCGTGCTCGAAACCACCGCCGACGAGCAGCTGCGCCGTTTCAGCCTCTCGGCGACGGAGGGGCAGATCTGCGAGCGCGGGCTCTGGGCGTGGATGCGCCATCCGAACTACCTGGGTGAGATCCTGTTCTGGTGGGGGCTCTGGCTCTTCGGCGTGGCCGCTGCGCCCGGCTGGTACTGGAGCGCGGTCGGTCCGCTCGCGATCACCGCGATGTTCCTCTGGGTCAGCATCCCCATGCTCGAGCGACGCAATCTCGCGCGCCGGCCGGGCTACGCGGAGGTCATGAAGCGCGTGCCCGTGCTCCTGCCGCGCCGACCGCGGCGGTGA
- a CDS encoding DUF2238 domain-containing protein — translation MLQDRREANIEARSDATVIRALLLAYAVVWIAAAIAPLDRGDWLLENLLIFAFVPTLALTYRRFAFSRTSYLLIFVFLVMHTYAAHYTYSETPLGFWLQDVFDTSRNHFDRITHFGFGLLLARPLHEIGVRVLGLRGGWSYAVAGLVMLGLAGGYEIVEFWAARVVDPELGIAFLGTQGDEWDAQKDMRLALAGTVISLSITAAVGAAGARARAS, via the coding sequence ATGCTACAGGATCGCAGGGAGGCGAACATCGAAGCCAGATCCGATGCGACCGTGATCCGCGCGCTATTGCTCGCGTATGCGGTGGTCTGGATCGCGGCGGCGATCGCGCCGCTCGACCGCGGCGACTGGCTGCTCGAGAACCTGCTGATCTTCGCGTTCGTTCCGACGCTGGCGCTCACCTACCGGCGCTTCGCGTTCTCGCGCACGTCGTATCTGCTGATCTTCGTCTTCCTCGTCATGCACACCTACGCGGCGCACTACACCTATTCGGAGACTCCGCTGGGCTTCTGGCTCCAGGACGTGTTCGACACCTCGCGCAATCACTTCGACCGGATCACCCACTTCGGCTTCGGCCTGCTACTCGCCCGCCCGCTGCACGAGATCGGCGTGCGCGTGCTGGGCCTGCGCGGCGGCTGGAGCTACGCCGTCGCCGGGCTCGTGATGCTCGGCCTCGCGGGCGGCTACGAGATCGTCGAGTTCTGGGCCGCGCGCGTGGTCGACCCGGAGCTCGGCATCGCCTTCCTCGGCACGCAGGGCGACGAGTGGGACGCGCAGAAGGACATGCGGCTCGCGCTCGCAGGGACGGTGATCTCTCTCTCGATCACCGCCGCGGTCGGCGCGGCAGGAGCACGGGCACGCGCTTCATGA